The following are encoded in a window of Ruminiclostridium herbifermentans genomic DNA:
- a CDS encoding class I SAM-dependent methyltransferase, translating to MSKMNDLEQVLKMYIKKDTLSTRINFHDKYSVNKYGWGNWVFDQYEFCDNATILELACGTARIWLGREDRLPKNYKIILSDLSSLMVEQAEALFSDNPNFSFKQIDIQDIPYENDCFDIVIANHMLYHVPNKEKALSEVFRVLKPGGCFYATTLGRNTLKELQDIYRKLEDKACFSFSENISFTLENGADLLSKIFSKVEQRQYIDSLDVTDIDDLMAYINSYNEIPDSVNDELYSLVKNSFSSNGIFHISKEQGIFICKK from the coding sequence ATGTCAAAAATGAATGATTTAGAACAAGTATTAAAAATGTACATTAAAAAAGACACGCTTTCAACAAGAATAAATTTTCACGATAAATATAGCGTTAATAAATATGGGTGGGGAAACTGGGTATTTGACCAATACGAGTTTTGTGATAACGCTACTATTTTAGAGTTGGCTTGTGGCACAGCAAGAATATGGCTTGGTAGAGAAGATAGGTTGCCCAAAAACTACAAAATAATTCTTTCTGATCTTTCTTCATTAATGGTTGAGCAAGCAGAAGCATTATTTAGTGATAATCCAAATTTTTCATTTAAGCAAATTGATATACAGGATATACCTTACGAGAATGATTGCTTTGATATAGTCATTGCAAATCATATGCTATATCATGTACCTAATAAGGAAAAAGCCTTATCGGAAGTGTTTAGGGTTTTAAAACCGGGAGGGTGTTTTTATGCAACAACACTTGGAAGAAACACTCTAAAGGAACTGCAAGATATATACCGCAAACTTGAAGATAAAGCTTGCTTTTCATTTTCAGAAAATATATCATTTACTCTTGAAAATGGAGCAGACTTATTAAGTAAAATCTTCTCTAAAGTCGAACAACGACAGTACATAGACTCACTTGATGTAACTGACATTGATGACTTAATGGCCTATATAAATTCATATAATGAGATACCTGACTCTGTAAATGATGAATTATATTCACTTGTTAAAAATAGTTTTTCTTCAAATGGTATCTTTCATATTAGTAAAGAACAAGGAATATTTATTTGTAAGAAATAG
- a CDS encoding radical SAM protein, with translation MYNLSYDMHCLEIDITYLCTLNCYNCDRMLSIAPGSKNENMRIEQIEKLVEQSVDYNYIWKRIRIMGGEPTIHPQFRNILKILINYKNNYNKNLRLEVATNGYGKLTNNEIVWIKNNFPQIHIENTNKKDNYQKDFTLVNMAPCDNYKGNRKCTLGNCLDKKLNCGLGLNYSGFYCCAVGGAIDRIFGYNIGIKSIANITVERIQQMHLLLCPKCGHCLPVKFSGTEIKNVLSPTWEKALKSYKERSTYLDFF, from the coding sequence ATGTACAATTTGTCATATGATATGCACTGCTTAGAAATAGATATCACATATTTGTGCACACTTAATTGTTATAATTGTGATAGGATGCTTTCAATTGCTCCTGGCTCAAAGAATGAGAACATGAGAATTGAGCAAATTGAAAAGCTTGTAGAGCAATCTGTGGATTACAATTATATATGGAAACGTATTAGAATAATGGGTGGAGAACCTACAATACATCCTCAATTTAGGAATATTTTAAAAATTTTAATAAATTACAAAAATAATTATAATAAAAATTTGAGACTTGAAGTTGCAACAAATGGGTATGGCAAATTAACTAATAATGAAATTGTTTGGATTAAAAATAACTTTCCGCAAATTCATATCGAAAATACTAATAAAAAAGATAATTATCAGAAAGATTTTACATTAGTAAATATGGCACCTTGTGACAATTACAAGGGAAATAGAAAATGTACTTTAGGGAATTGTTTAGATAAAAAGCTGAACTGTGGCTTAGGGTTAAACTATTCAGGTTTTTATTGTTGTGCAGTCGGAGGTGCTATTGATAGAATATTTGGATACAATATAGGAATAAAAAGCATTGCAAATATAACAGTTGAAAGAATACAGCAGATGCATTTATTACTTTGTCCTAAATGTGGACACTGCTTACCTGTTAAATTTAGCGGCACCGAAATTAAGAATGTTCTTTCGCCGACTTGGGAAAAAGCTCTCAAAAGTTATAAAGAAAGAAGTACCTATCTTGATTTTTTTTAA
- a CDS encoding DegT/DnrJ/EryC1/StrS family aminotransferase translates to MGYDIRDFLVDFTSEEEIINNLRKKLCEYFNCQHSILVTNGTSAIEIVLKSLQLPRGAGVIVPDISFIATATSVANCGLLPVYCDIDTNHFGMSINSLKQIYNDQIKAVILVHFGGFVNRDIFEIKEFCKEKGIFLIEDCAQAFGCTIDNKRVGTIGDAGTFSFQSSKIVNSGEGGLIVTNSADLAGMCEAISNWGISFNRSKRNVNIPSSNYRMSSIQCYFIMKQMNIISEIMEERLSKYHKMSKDFQSHGINVVVPKEEKDIFEYPFFLPIESTNKINTIEPRMETPMRKSSIVKSILKTFYPDLFCKYKELNAKQRYISFNSDLVINKIDFINISNVNEDDISCVIKQYIG, encoded by the coding sequence ATTCAATATTAGTAACTAATGGAACATCAGCTATAGAAATTGTTTTAAAATCATTACAGTTACCACGAGGCGCGGGCGTTATTGTTCCTGATATTTCATTCATAGCGACTGCAACTTCTGTTGCTAATTGTGGTTTATTACCGGTATACTGCGATATTGATACAAATCACTTTGGAATGTCAATTAATTCACTAAAGCAAATATATAATGATCAAATTAAAGCTGTAATTTTAGTTCACTTTGGAGGATTTGTAAACAGAGATATTTTTGAAATTAAGGAATTCTGTAAAGAGAAGGGTATTTTTTTGATTGAGGATTGTGCACAAGCTTTTGGATGCACTATTGATAACAAAAGAGTTGGAACTATAGGTGATGCTGGCACTTTTAGTTTTCAGTCATCGAAAATTGTTAATTCTGGTGAAGGTGGACTAATAGTTACAAATTCTGCCGACTTAGCAGGAATGTGTGAGGCAATTTCTAATTGGGGAATAAGCTTTAATAGATCAAAAAGAAACGTTAATATTCCTAGTAGTAACTATAGGATGAGTTCAATTCAATGTTATTTCATTATGAAACAAATGAATATAATAAGTGAAATTATGGAAGAAAGGTTAAGTAAATATCATAAAATGTCAAAAGACTTTCAGAGTCACGGAATTAATGTTGTAGTGCCAAAAGAAGAAAAAGATATATTTGAGTATCCTTTCTTTTTGCCTATTGAAAGTACAAATAAAATTAATACAATTGAACCTAGAATGGAAACTCCTATGAGAAAATCTAGCATTGTTAAGTCAATTTTAAAAACATTCTATCCAGATCTATTTTGTAAGTATAAAGAATTAAATGCAAAACAGAGATATATATCATTTAATAGTGACTTGGTTATTAATAAAATTGATTTTATCAATATTTCCAATGTTAACGAAGATGATATAAGCTGTGTGATTAAACAATATATAGGTTAG